CGCAGGAAGTGCTCGCGCCCCCGAACCTGATATGGGCGGCCGAGCGTGAGCACCGTACCGACACCGTTCGTACCGACGGTGTCCTCGTGCCAACACGCTCCTGGGACAAGGTTCGCCCGCTCGGCTGCGGCGCGCGCCGTTCCGCGGCCGGCGTTCCACAACAGGCGTCCGGTGTTGTCGCTGAGGAATACGAGGTGCCCGTCCATCCGAGTGACTGCTGCGAGCTCACCGAGCATCATCGGCCATGCGCCCTGAAGCCCGCTTCTCGCCCGAGTCGCGCGTAGGGCGCCGCCGTCGACATTGGCCGGCCAACGCGGGTTGTCGGGATCGACACCCGCGCGCAATGCCCGTCGCCACGAACCGCGCACCTCGGTGGGGATCATGCGTCCTCCTCGGTCAGACCGCATTTGCAGCATCCTGCAGCCCTTCCGCGACGGCTGCGGTGCGCAATGCGCCGAGGATACGTTCACCGTCGTCGGACGAACAACACACGATGGGATTCACGATGGCGTACCTGACCCTTCCCGATGGCCTGCCCCTGTACTACGAGGACGACGGGCAGGGACCCGCCGTCGTGCTCATCCATGGCTGGACCATGAACGGCACCTTCTTCGCCGGGAACGTACCGGCTCTGTCGGCTGCGCACCGGGTGATCAACGTCGACCTGCGCGGCCACGGCCAATCAGGCAAGACGGACGCCGGGCACACGATCGCGCAGTACGCGGCCGATGTGCACTACCTGATCCGCGCCTTGGACCTCGGCAAGGTCAGCCTGGTCGGCTGGTCGATGGGCACGGCCGTGATCTTGTCGTTCGTGGAGCAGTTCGGTACGAGCATGGTGCGTTCGACCGCTCTCGTCGACCAGTCGCCGCGGTTCCTCAGCGCTCCCGACTGGGATTTCTCGCTGTTCGGCTCGTACACACCGGCCGACATCACGGAGCTGGTTCAAGGGATGCACCACGCCCGACCGCTCGTCGCGAAGCCGTTCATCGCCGACTGCTTCGCCGACACGCCGCCCGACGAGGTCGTAGACGCGGTGTACGCCGAGACGACCAAGATGAGCACCGGCGCCGCTGTGGCTGTCTGGTTCGATATGGCGTACGCCGACTACCGTGCGGTGCTCCCAGCAGTCGACGTACCGACGCTGCTGGCGTACGGCGCCCGGAGCAAGATCTTCCCCGGTGATCTGGACGCCTGGATTGCGGAGCGGTTGCCCGACGCACAGGTCGTGTCGTTCGAGCAGAGCGGTCATGCGCCGTTCAGCGAGGAGCCGGAGTTGTTCAACGAGAAGCTGCTGGGGTTTCTCGGCTGAGCTCGACGTCCTAAGCGTCGCATCAGCACGAGGTCACCGTGGGTGCCGTAGCCGAGTATGCGGTTGCCCCACGGTGTGCCGTCGAAGGTCAGCATCCGCTCTGTGCCTTCCTCGTCGGCCGGGATCAGCTGCGGATGCGGGATGTTCGTGCCGTACGTTGCGTCGAGCGAACCGATCCGCTTCAGGTCGAGGTCGTAGACGGGGTAGTCGCGGGCATGTCCGTCGCTCGCGAGCACCCGCCATTCACCGTCGAGCTGTGCGATGACCGGACCCTCGCACTGCTCGTGGTCCGTGTCGGCGCCGATCGCGGTCAGGTCGTCGTACGCTCCGCCGGCGGACGAGGCGGCGAGCGCGGGGTGGAAGCGGAACGGCTCCTGGGACGGGCTCTCGACGTACGCGATGTGCCAGCGATCTGCGATGCGGGTCAGCGCAGGGTCCCAGGCGCTCTGCTCGGTCGGCAGCGCGAGCCGGTCGGTTTCGAGCACATGGACACCGCTCAGGATGTCGAGACCGGTGACCGCGTGGCGTACGTGGACTCCGCGCTGCGGAGTGAAGTCGCCCCAGCTGCTCGCCACGACGATGCAGCGGTCGCCGTCGATGACGATCTGGCCCGCGTGGTCGCCGAGCAGTAACCCGTCGCGGCGGGTGTAGAGGTGCGCGACCTGGGTGAGCTCGTCCGGTGCGTCGAGGTCGAGTGCGAAGACTCCCCAGTGTGCTTGTTGGAAGAAGCCCATGCCGGCGCAGGTCATCGTGACGTACGTGCGGCCGTCGCGTACGTACGGAGCGCCGTCGGCGTACTGCACGAGGTGCGGGTCGCGGACTCCGGTCATGCCGAACGGGCCGGCGCGTACGTCGCGCACGGTGACCGAGCCGGGCCCGGACGTGCCCCAGGTGTAGTTGAGCCTGCCGAGCACCTCGGGGTCGCGAAGGTCGACCAGCCGCGACACCTCGACGCGGGATGTGGCAATCGGCCGCCACCCGCGTCCGGAGTCTACGACGGCGGTGACCTGGTTCTCGCAGACGACGAACGCAAGCCTGTGCAGGGTCGCGCCTCCGATGCGCCGCGACCTCAGCCGGTGACGTACGCCGTCGACGATGACGACGATCCGCGCCCGTCGACGCCGGGGGTCGTACTCGACCAGGACGCCGTCGCCGTCGGGTGCGGTGAGCCCGAGCGAGACGGGCGCGTCGGCCGCCTCGACCCCTAGCTCGATCGCGGCGTACGGCGCCGGCGGGCTCGTTCGGCAACGGTGCAGGTGGTCGAGGCTGCCGCCTCGATCGACGCGCTGCTCGAAGCCGGGTGAGACGATCGCGAAGGGGCGCGAGCGGGCGTACTCGCCGAGTCGCGGCCCGCCGATTCGGGGCGTTGCCATCACGTCTGTGTCCACCACCTAGCCAGCCTATCGACCGCGGGATAATCTTCGAACCGTGCGAGGGCAATGCTGATGCGGGTCTCCGGAGTCGACCCGGTAGTCGTGTTTTCGGGGAGTGCGCATGAGGCGCTCGCGTTGCGGATCTGCGCGCAGTTGGGAGTCGAGCTGTCGCCGGCGCCCGTGACCAGGTTCAGCAACGACTGCCTGCAGGTGCAGCTGCAAGCGAACTGCCGGCAGCGCGACGTCTACGTAGTGCAGCCGCTCGTACCCCCGACGCAGGAGCACCTGATGGAGCTACTGCTGATGCTCGATGCTGCTCGGGGCGCGTCCGCGGCGCAGGTCACTGCGGTGATCCCGCACTTCGCGTACGCGAGGTCGGATAAGAAGGACGCATCGCGTATCTCGATCGGAGGCCGGCTCGTGGCCGATCTGCTGGTCGCTGCCGGGGCGGACCGCGTGCTGACGATGACACTGCACGCCCCGCAGGTGCACGGGTTCTTCTCCGTTCCGGTCGACCATCTGACCGCCATCGGCGCGCTGGCCGATCACTTCCGCGCACACGAACTGAGCAACACGGTCGTGGTGTCGCCGGACTTCGGCAACGCGAAGACCGCGACCCAGTTCGCCCGGCTCCTCGGCCTCGACGTCGCGGCCGGCAACAAGCGCCGCCTGGCCGACGACCGTGTGGTCGTCGACTCGATCGTCGGCGAGGTGAGCGGTAAACAAGCGATCATTCTCGATGACGAGATCGCGACCGGCGGATCGATCGTGCAGCTGCTGGAAAGCCTTGCCCAGCAGGGATGTACTCGCGCTGCGGTCGCGACCACGCATGGGCTGTTCACCGGGCCGGCGGTCGAACGTCTCCGAGGTCATCCGGCGATCCACGAGATCGTCACGACTGACACCGTGCCCCCGCCGCCGGTCGACTGGCCCGAGCTCTCCGTACGCTCGGTTGCGCCCTTGTTTGCCGAGGCGATCGCGCGGATCCACGCGGGTGAGTCGGTGAGCAGCTTGTTCGACGGCGTCGATCCCACGCACGCCCCGCCACAACCCAAGCTTCCGTTCGGTGACCGCTGACCTGATGGCGGCGGCGGTCGCCGCCCTGGCCGATACCTGGGGACCAGTGCGTCTGTTGCCGATCGCGGAGCTCGGTGGCAGCAACCGCTCGGATGTATGGCGGGTTCGGGTACGCGCCCACCATCCGCCGCCCAACGCCCCGCGTACGCTCGTCGTCAAGCGCTACAACGGCGACAACCCGGCGCCTTGGGCCCGTGAGGTCAGCGGTCTGGAGGCGGCCGACGATCCGGCGATCGCGCCGCGGATACACGGTGCGCTGCCCAACCCGCGACTCGTCGTACTCGAGGATCTCGGCAACGCCTCCAACGTCGCCGACGCGTTAGCCGGTCGCAGTCCCAGCAACGCCGCGCGCGCCGTGTACGCGTGGACCGACACGATGGCACGGCTGCACGTGCGTACGCGCGACCGTGGCGCGGAGTTCGCCGAACGTCTCGCCAGCCGCGCACCGGACGCCCCGGCGCACGCCGTACCCGCGATGCTCGACACCGCCGCGACCACGCTCGAGGGCCAGCTCGGTGCGCTCGGGCTCACGGCGCCGTCAGGCTCGCTGGACTTGCTCCGCGGGTTGGGGGAGACGCTCGGGACCGATCGGCGGGCCGCACTGAGCCCGGCCGATGCCTGCCCCGACAACAATGTGCGCCGTCGGCAGGGTTTGGCACTGATCGACTTCGAGGCCGCGGAGTACCGCCACATCGCGTGGGACGTCGCCTATCTGCTGGTGCCGTGGCCGTCGTGCTGGAGCTCATGGCGACTGCCGGACCGCGTGGCCACGACCGCGTTCGAGCGGTATCGCAGGCACGTGGCGCACACGCTTCCGTACGTCGCCACCGACGAGTTCATGCACGACGTACGGCTGGCCGTGCTCGGCTGGACGATCGCGACGACGCCGTGGTTCCTGCCGCGGGCGCTCAAGGGCGGCACCCAGCTGTCGGTACATCCGGCGCCGAGCAGGCGGGCGATGATCCTGCATCGCCTGTCGATGTCGACGCGCCTCGGCGGCCCCGGCCCCTTGATCAAGCTCGCGTACGTACTCGAGCAGGAGCTTCGCCGGCGTTGGGGCGACGAGCCGCTCGCCCTCGCCCCCGCGTTCTGGCATCGACCCGCCCGGCCCCGCTGAGCCGCACGTTTCGGCCCCGAAATAGCAAAAATCGGGGCTGAAACGTGCGGCTCAGCGGGCCGGTTCTGCCGGGAGCGGAAGCTCTTGTCGTACGACCCGCCGTGTCGCGACGATGGCGACATGAACGACACCGTCGCCGTACTCTCCGACATCCACGGCGTACTGCCCGTTCTCGACGCGGTGCTCGCGGAGCCGGCCGTCGCCTCTGCAGGGCGGCTCGTCGTGACAGGGGACCACGCCGCCGGACCGCAACCCGTCGAGGTGCTCGACCGCCTTACTTCGCTGGGCGACCGCGTCACCCTCGTACGCGGCAACGCCGACCGTGAGCTGGTCGCACTCGCCGGTGGCGCCACGACCGAGATCCCCGACCCGATCGCGCCGTGGGCGGCCGGACAGCTCGAGCAACGTCATGTCGCGCTGCTCGACTCGCTGCCGCATCCGGTCACGCTGCCGGTCGCCGGCTTCGGCGACGTCGCCTTCTGCCATGGAACACCCCGCGACGACGAAGAGGTCGTGCTCGTCGACACCCGGATGGAACGTTGGGCCGAGGCATTCGCCGACCTCTGCGATGACGTACGCACCGTCGTGTGCGGCCACACTCATATGCCGTTCGTACGCCTCGTCGACCGCAGACTCGTCATCAACCCCGGCAGCGTCGGCATGCCGTACGGCAGCGTCGGCGGTCACTGGGCGCTGCTCGACGATGGCTCGGTCACGTTGGGGCGCACGTCGATCGACGTCGACGCCGTCTGCGAACGGATCGCGGCTGAGTCGACCTATCCGGGCGTACAGGCCTGGGTCGACGAGTACATCCGCAGCGTTAACAGCGATGCCGACGCGCTAGCGGTCTTCGCTCCGCGTGACGGCCGGGATACGTGATGCGGTGGTGGCCGTCTTTTTGTATCTATCACGCATAGCTTCAAACCTATTGGACCTCTGAGCGATAGATACAAAATCGGGACGGCGGCGAATCGGGCGGCGAATACGGCGGGGCCGCGGCCCCAGTCACGGCTAGCGGTAACCGGCGACGTTCGCGGGGAGACCGGGGTCCTGCACCTCTTGGACGTACGCCCAGCAGTCCGGGCGCGAGCCGTCGACGTCGGTCACGTCGTACGTACGCCCGAGCTCACCGCTCGAAAGGCTGCGACCGTTGTAGCGCGCTCGGCCGGGATCGGCTGCGAGCGCCGCAATTCCGCGGGCCACGTACGCCGGCGACTCCGAGATCGCGAAATGTGGCTCGTTCTCGATCGCGTCCTGCCAGGTGTCTTCGGTGACGCCGTAGACCTGCAGCATCATCTCCGAGCGAAGCCAGCCGGGGGTGACGGCGACGGCGACGCCGTCGTGCTCCTTCAGCTCCTCGCTCTGCGCGAGGGTCAACCGCTGCACGGCCGCCTTGACCAGGTCGTAGTACATGCCGACGCCGAAATCCCCGGCAATGCCTCGATAACGGGTGTTGTACTCGAACGTGCCGTCAGTCATCTCGATCACGAGCCCGCCCGGACGCTCGATCAGCAGCGAGAGCGCGTAGTGGCTGGTGATCGCATGCGTGTCGATGCCCATCCGGAGCATTCGCAGGCCGCCGGGCAGATCGTGCTCCCAGATCTTCTTGCCGAACTGCGCGTACCGGTCGCCGCCGAAGATGTCGTTGACGAGGATGTCCAGTCGCCCGTGCTCGGTACGGATGCGCGAGACCAGCTCTTCGACCTCACCGGGCTCGAGATGGTCGACGCGCAACGCGATCCCGGAACCGGCGGCAGCGATGCGCTCACCGGTCTCCTCGATCGTCTCCGGGCGGTCGATCTCGGAGGGTCCGTCGACGCGGCTACTGCGCCCCGTCGCATAGACGTACGCGCCCGCGCGGGCGAGCTCGACCGCGATCGCGCGCCCGGCGCCGCGCGTCGCGCCGGCGACCAGCGCGACCTTGCCGGACAGCGGTCGTTCATCACTCATGTTCGCTCCTTCTTCTGTGCGTCTTCGGTGGTGTCGGGGGTCCAGGCGTTCAGGAGGGCGTCGAGGTCGTCGGCCAGGCGCATGACGAGTGAGCCCTGCGGATGCACCGACCACGCCAGACAGCCGCCCTCCATGGCGCCCATGACGATCCGCGCGAGCTGTGCCGGCTCGGGCGCGCCGGTCAGCTCGCCGGCCGCGACGGCGTCGGCCGCGTGTGCGGCCAGGTGCCGGCGTACGTGCCCCCAGCCGACGTCGAGCAACGGGCGCATATCGTCGCGCTGGAGGTCGATCGCAAGCGTCGCGAGCTGCTTGGAGGCGGTGTCTGCGTTGTCGAGGTCGTGGTAGCTGTGCAGTGCAACCGCGCGAAATCGGGCGAGCGGCGTGTCGTGCGCGGCCGCCGCCTGGGTCAGGTGTTCGTCGATCGTTGTCACCCAGCGCTGCGACAGCCGTAGGAACAGCGCATCCCTTGACCCGAACCTCTTGACGTACGTGGCTGCGGACACGCCCGCTTCCGTTGCGGCCTTCGCGAGGGTGAACGCGCTCGGCCCCTCGGTCAACAGGATCTTGTCCGCGGCGGCGAGCAGATGCTCGTCGTCGTACTCGGTCGGCCTGGCCATTCCATTAGTAAATCACTGTTTACTAATGGCGCCAAATGCGTTCCGAGAGCAGACTCACGTGTGTCGTGAGCCGCTTTTGGTTTCCCAATGCACCTCGCGATCCCTACTCTCGTACGGTGGCTGACGCACCCATCGGCATCTTCGACTCCGGATTCGGCGGACTCACCGTCGCCCGGGCCGTGCTCGATCAGCTTCCGCACGAGCCCGTTCTCTATCTCGGCGACACTGCGCGCCAGCCGTACGGCACGAAGCGCATCGGCGAGGTCCGTTCGTACGCGCTGGAGTGCCTCGACCATCTCGTCGAGCAGGGCGTCAAGGCGTTGGTCATCGCGTGCAACTCCGCGAGTGCGGCGATGCTGCGCGACGCGCGCGAGCGCTATCCGGTACCCGTCGTCGAGGTGATCTTCCCCGCCACCCGCCGCGCGGTCGCGGCTACCCGCAACGGCCACATCGGCGTCATCTGCACCGAGGCGACGAAGTCGTCGATGGCGTACGAGGACGCGTTCGCTGCGGCGCCGCAGGTGGCGCTGCGCACCCAGGCGTGTCCGGAGTTCGTACCTCTCGTCGAACAGGGCGTGACGACGGGCCCGGAGCTCACCGCTGTCGCACACACCTACCTCGACCCGCTGGTCGACGCCGGAATCGACACGCTCGTGCTCGGATGCACGCATTACCCGCTTCTGACCGGTGTCCTGTCGTACGTTCTCGGTGACGGAGTCACACTCGTGTCGAGCGCTGAGGAGACGGCGAAGGACGTGTACGCCCTGCTTGCGAGCCGTGGACTAGAACGCGATCCGGCTCTGCCTCCGCCTCGTCACCACTTCCTGACCACCGGCGAGCCGGCGGAGTTCCGTGACGTCGGGCGGCGCTTCCTCGGCCCGGAGCTCGACTCTGTCGACCAGTTCGCGTGGGCGGTGCACCGATGACGATGACGATGACGGTCGTCGGCTGCGCGGGGTCGTTCCCGAGTGCCGACTCTCCGGCGAGCTGCTATCTGCTGCAAGCGCCGTACGAAGGGCGTACGTACTCGCTGCTGATGGACCTCGGCAACGGCGCGATCGGAGCGTTGCAGCGCTACGTCGACCCGCTCGACGTCGACGGAGTCGTGATCTCGCATCTGCACGCCGACCACTGTCTCGACATGTGCGGGTACTACGTGATGCGCAAGTATCATCCGGACGGCGCACAGCCTCGCATCCCGGTGTACGCGCCGGCAGACGCGCCGAACCATCTGGCCCGCGCGTACGACCTGCCGATGCCGGTGGGTATGAGCGAACAGTTCGTATTCTCCGCGTGGCAGCAGGGCGCCACCGTCGAGCTCGGGCCGTTTCGGATCACGCCGAGCCGCATGCCCCATCCCGTCGAGGCGTACGCGCTGCGGGTCGAGGCGGGTGGACGGGTGCTGGTCTACTCGGGAGACACCGGACCCAACGACGTGTTGGTCGACATTGCGCATCATGCCGACGCGCTGCTGTGCGAGGCATCGTTCGTCGAGTCGCGCGACAACCCGCCGGACATCCACCTCACCGGCAAGGAGGCGGGAGAGCACGCCGCCCGCGCCGGGGTCCGGCGGCTGCTCGTCACACACATCCCCGCGTGGACCGACCGCGACACCGTCGCCGCCGAGGCGAAGGCCGCGTACGAAGGTCCGATCGACCTCGTCCGGGCCGGAGACCGCTACACCCTCTGACCGACGCGGCGCACGGCCGATATGGTCGCCCGTATGAGTCGACCAGACGGACGTGCATCCGACCAACTCCGACCTGTCACCATCACCCGCAACTGGCTCGACCACGCTGCCGGGTCGGTGCTCGTGGAGTTCGGGCGTACGCGCGTGCTCTGCGCCGCGAGCGCCTCGGTCGGCGTACCTCGCTGGCGGCGTGACAGCGGCCTCGGCTGGGTCACTGCGGAGTATGCGATGCTGCCGAGCTCGACGCATACGCGCTCCGACCGGGAGTCGGTCAAGGGCCGCATAGGCGGGCGTACGCACGAGATCTCCCGGCTGATCGGGCGCTCCCTGCGGGCAGCCATCGACTACAAGGCACTCGGCGAGAACACGATCGTGCTCGACTGCGACGTGCTGCAGGCCGACGGAGGTACGCGTACTGCTGCGATCACCGGCGCGTACGTCGCGCTGGCAGATGCCGTGACGCATCTGCGCGAGAAGGGCGTGCTGTCCGGTGAACCCTTGCCGCGCTCGGTCGCCGCGGTGTCGGTCGGCATCGTCGACGGCCAACCCTGCCTCGACCTCCCGTACGAGGAGGACGTACGCGCCGATACCGATATGAATGTCGTGATGACCGGCGACGGTGCGTTCGTCGAGGTCCAGGGCACTGCCGAGGAGGCTCCGTTCGACCGCGCCGAGCTCGATGCGCTGCTTTCTCTTGCGGAGAAGGGTTGTGCAGATCTGACGGCGATCCAGCGGGATGCGCTCGCGTGAGCCGCAAGGTTCTGCTGGCGAGCCACAACCCCGGCAAGCTGGTCGAGCTTCGCCGCATCCTCGAGCCGCACGTACCCGATGTCGAGGTGCTTGGACTCGACGATGTCGGCGTCAGTGACGAGCCGGCAGAGACCGAACCCACCTTCGAGGGCAACGCTCTGATCAAGGCCCGCGCCGCACGCGACGCGACGCGACTTCCCGCGCTGGCCGACGACTCCGGCATCTGTGTGGATGCGCTCAACGGCATGCCGGGCGTACTCTCGGCGCGCTGGTCCGGGCCGGCGAAGGACTCCGCGGCAAACAACGCCTTGCTGCTCGCCCAGCTCGATGAGGTGTCCGACGAGCGGCGCGGTGCTCAGTTCCGTTGTGTCGTTGCGTTTTGCCTTCCCGACGGCCGTGAGTTCGTTCAGGAGGGTGTGATGCCCGGACGCGTTCTTCGCGGCGAGCAGGGGAGCGGCGGGTTCGGTTATGATCCGCTGTTCGCGGCCGACGGGTACGACGTGTCGACCGCCGAACTGTCAGCGGCCGACAAGGACGCCATCAGCCATCGAGGCAAGGCTTTGCGCGCGATCGCCCCGCTCGTCGCAGAGCATCTCTAGCGAGACACGCTCTACTCGAAGCCGTGCTGGCGCCACGCCTCGTACACCGCGACCGACGCGGCGTTAGTGATGTTCATCGACCGGCGTCCCTCGAGCATCGGGATACGTACGCGATCCGTCACCTGTGCGTCGGACATGACCTCGTCGGGAAGCCCCGTCGGCTCGGGCCCGAACATCAGCACGTCGCCGCGCTCGTACGCTACGTCCGCGTACGAACGGGTGGCACCGGTGGTGAACGCGTACACGTGCGGTGGTGCCAGGTTCTCGAACGCCGAAGCGAGGTCGGCGTGCACGGTGACTACGGCGAGGTCGTGGTAGTCGAGCCCCGCTCGTCGTAGCTTGGGCTCCGACAGGTCGAAGCCGAGCGGCTCGACCAGGTGCAGCTCGCATCCGGTGCCCGCCGCGAGTCGGATCGCGTTACCGGTGTTGCCCGGGATGCGCGGCTCGTAGAACAGGATGCGGAACATGGCGGATAACGCTAGTCGATGGCCTGTGTCGGCGCGTTGACGCATACTCGCAGGCATGGAACCCGTGCTCGAGTTCGTCGACGCGCCGGTGACCGGCCCGATGACCGGCATCGCCGACTCGATGGTGGGCTACCGCGCGACCGCCCAGACGCCTTCGCTGCATCGTGGGGTTCCATCGCCGTCGTTGACCTTCATCGTCAACCTCGACACCCCGATCGTCGCAGGCACTCACGCAGGCGCTGATCGAGACGGCACCGCGCAGGCGTACGACAACATTCTCGGGGGTCTGCATCTGCATGCGGCGTACCTCTTCCAGCCTGACCGCCAGGCCGGTGTCCAGCTCGCGATCAACCCGATGCGCGCACGTGCGATCCTCGGCGTACCGGCCGCCGAGCTGAGCGATATCGCAAACGACGCTGCGTCGGTGGTCGGCGATGGGTTGCTGCAATTGCGTGAACGCATCGGCAACGAGCCCGACTGGTCGGCTCGGTTCGATGCGCTCAGCGCGTACCTCGTCGACCGGGTGAGCGCGGCTCCGTCCTTCGCCGCGCCGCGTACGGAGGTTTTGGCCGCATGGCGGTGGATGATCGAGCACTGCGGTCGCGGGCGGATGGACGACCTGTCGCAGTACGTATATCTCAGTGGACGTCAGCTCACAAAGCTGTTTCACGCCGAGCTCGGAATGACCCCGAAAGCCGCCAACCGGCTCATTCGCTTTCATTTCGCCCGCTACGCGATCCAGGAAAGTGCAGCGGCGGGCAGAGTGCAGCTGGCCGACGTCGCTCACCGTACGGGCTACTACGACCACGCACATCTGACCCGTGAGTTCCGGTCGTTCATGGGCTGCAGCCCGAGCGACTGGTTGGCCGAAGAGTTCGAAAACGTCCAAGCCGGCGGGCATCATCAGGCGGCAGAATTGCGATCATGAGTGATCAGACACCAGCAGCAACGGTTTGGCCCGCCCTACAGGCGCGAGATGCGCATGCGCTGATCGACTTCCTCGTCGAGGTGGTCGGCTTCGAGAAGACCGCCGTGTACGAGGACGGCGACACGGTCGCGCACGCACAGCTCGACTGGCCCGAGGGCGGCGGCATCATGATGGGCTCGTACAAGCCCGAGGGCGAGTGGTCGCGCGAGCCGGGCACGTTCGGCGCGTACGTCGTGACCGACCGCGTCGATGAGCTGTACGAGAAGGTCAAGAGCGCCGGAGCTCGCATCACCCGCGAGATCGCCGATCAGGACTACGGCAACCGGGAGTTCTCGATCGCCGACCCCGAGGGCAACCTCTGGTCGTTCGGTCCCTACCGCGGTGAGCCCCGCCAAGGGTGACGATCAGATCTGGGCGGTGTTCCCGGACGGGAAAATTCTTCGCAACGGGTTGTCGATTTGGGTCGATGTCGTTCGTGTAGGTGGTGAGGAGTCGGCAACACGGCCGAGCCCATCACACGAGAGGCACTCTGATGACCAACCTGAACGTCGACGAATCCGACGTGATGACAGCGCCGTACGATCGAGCGGACTCGACGATGGAGCCCGAAATGAAGCAGTACCTGCTCAGCATCTACCAGCCCGACGGCCCGCCTCCGCCGCCGGAGACGCTGGAGCCGATGATGGCCGAGCTGACCGCGCTGAAGGAGGAGCTCGAGGCCGACGGCACTTGGGTCTTCGACCTCGGACTGCACCCACCAGACACCGCGACAGTCGTCCGCGACCGCGAGGGCGATGCGCTCGTCACCGACGGGCCGTACGTCGAGGGCAAGGAGCACGTGGGCGGGTTCACCGTCGTACGCGCCGCCGATCTGGATGCCGCGATGGAGTGTGCTCGCCGCATGTCGGCGGCGACGACCCTGCCGATCGAGGTACGTCCGATAGCGGGCGGCTGACCGGTTGTCTGTCGATGGCATCGACCGGATCTTCCGCGAGGAGTACGGACGCGCCGTCTCCGTCCTGACGGGCTACTTCGGCGATCTCGACATCGCCGAGGAGGCAGTGCAGG
The sequence above is drawn from the Nocardioidaceae bacterium SCSIO 66511 genome and encodes:
- the rdgB gene encoding RdgB/HAM1 family non-canonical purine NTP pyrophosphatase — translated: MSRKVLLASHNPGKLVELRRILEPHVPDVEVLGLDDVGVSDEPAETEPTFEGNALIKARAARDATRLPALADDSGICVDALNGMPGVLSARWSGPAKDSAANNALLLAQLDEVSDERRGAQFRCVVAFCLPDGREFVQEGVMPGRVLRGEQGSGGFGYDPLFAADGYDVSTAELSAADKDAISHRGKALRAIAPLVAEHL
- a CDS encoding YciI family protein — protein: MTNLNVDESDVMTAPYDRADSTMEPEMKQYLLSIYQPDGPPPPPETLEPMMAELTALKEELEADGTWVFDLGLHPPDTATVVRDREGDALVTDGPYVEGKEHVGGFTVVRAADLDAAMECARRMSAATTLPIEVRPIAGG
- a CDS encoding AraC family transcriptional regulator, whose product is MEPVLEFVDAPVTGPMTGIADSMVGYRATAQTPSLHRGVPSPSLTFIVNLDTPIVAGTHAGADRDGTAQAYDNILGGLHLHAAYLFQPDRQAGVQLAINPMRARAILGVPAAELSDIANDAASVVGDGLLQLRERIGNEPDWSARFDALSAYLVDRVSAAPSFAAPRTEVLAAWRWMIEHCGRGRMDDLSQYVYLSGRQLTKLFHAELGMTPKAANRLIRFHFARYAIQESAAAGRVQLADVAHRTGYYDHAHLTREFRSFMGCSPSDWLAEEFENVQAGGHHQAAELRS
- a CDS encoding VOC family protein gives rise to the protein MSDQTPAATVWPALQARDAHALIDFLVEVVGFEKTAVYEDGDTVAHAQLDWPEGGGIMMGSYKPEGEWSREPGTFGAYVVTDRVDELYEKVKSAGARITREIADQDYGNREFSIADPEGNLWSFGPYRGEPRQG
- a CDS encoding tRNA (cytidine(34)-2'-O)-methyltransferase — protein: MFRILFYEPRIPGNTGNAIRLAAGTGCELHLVEPLGFDLSEPKLRRAGLDYHDLAVVTVHADLASAFENLAPPHVYAFTTGATRSYADVAYERGDVLMFGPEPTGLPDEVMSDAQVTDRVRIPMLEGRRSMNITNAASVAVYEAWRQHGFE